The genomic window TTGATGGTGACATGCGCACACTTGCGTCCACACGGCTAAACGGTATTTTCCCCGAGTTGTTGCGCAATACTATCCATCTATTTGCTCATGATCAATCTAACAAATCCATAAAACATCATATTTAGTCTCCCCCCCTCCATCTCCTGCTCATCATAGTCGAATGCAGCTACACAAGAGAATATTTAACGACCCCGACTCCCAGCTGTTCGACGCCCACCATCAGCCCAGTACTTTCGTACACATTCATGATAGATCCAAGTCATGAAATGCACAGAAATCCAACAACGAAAATGATCGCTCCTCTATCCAGACCAAACGAGAATTCAATAAGCCTCCGATCCCTGGTAGTTTCATCctgccgttgccggcctGCCCTATTACCTAGGCTTGACGCGACCACCACCCAGACTCCCAATCTTCATATCGGGGTCGCATAGCTGTCTTCcatttcgtcgtcgctgcttGAATCGTCACTTCGGGGACTTTGTGCGCTGCTCACATCAGCGCTGTGAATGTTGCTGAACTGGCCCATcaggctgccgccgccagagAACGATCCCGGAAATGAGGGCGGGCCGGATGGCGCTGACATGTCGGCTAAGCTCCCACTCCGACTCATGGATGGCTTTTCCGGTAACTTCTTCAACAACCCGGTCGAGATATCTAGCATGGATATCGCGAATTGCGTCAGGGCTTTGCTCTCGCCGGGTTTAGAACTCACTGAGAGAGTCCATCGATACTCCCCTAAGCGACGACGGTACCAATCGGCTTCTTCGCGACCTGGAGACGTTGCCCACAACAGGGAGCCAAATGTTCCGATCAGTGCAAAGTTAGTCTTGGATGCAAAAAACCAGAACGAACGCAAGTGGTTCGGGGTCAGCCGATTGACAAAGTCCATGGCCGAGATGAGACGGGCTTTTGCTGCGCTTCGACAAATATGCTGGACATAAGGATCCACGGTGGTTGGATTTGATGCCAGTGAACGGATAATTCTACGGTGTAGTGTGATTTCCGTGGCAAAATACCCCAGGTGGAGATATCCAATGCTCGATAGTCTGTTCGTCGAGGGTGGCGAAACGGGGGAATAACTCGTCATAGAGTAGGATTCGAGACGAATATTTGCCGGCAGACCGCTATACCATTCCTTAAGTTTCAGCTGAACCGGTTTGGCAAGGGACAAAACAAGCTGAGTGCCTTGAGGGCCGGCATCGGCGATGTTCTGTGTCGAGTTCAAAGTGTAGAATGTCTCGAGGATCTCTGCCAGGATCTCAGACAGCTGAACAAAACGAGTAAACAAGAGCCGGCCCTTCTCAATGTCTTGTTTCTCATCTGAGTCGTCCTCATCCCATTCAACATCTGGAAAGTCGTTGGCAGTCAAAGCTCGCACGCCCCAGTTGGATGAGAAGATATGGGACGGCCGTCCATGTACCAAGGCGCCCCATTTGTCCTGCATGTATAGTGCCCATGCCAGCCTTCGTCTCAATCCCTTCTCCCAAGGAGGTATCTTCCAGATTGAACAATCCAGATGCAAACCGAGCTCTTGACCTATAGCTACAAGCTGAGCTGTTGGCGCCCACTGATCCCCTTCTGGACGTTGGGATAGGAGCAAGCCGGCTTGAATAGTGGATAATTTTGGTCTGTTCATGGCATCTGCTAATGTGCTGCAGATGAGTCTCTCCAGTTCTCGCACATCAGGACGAGGTAGGTTCGAGAGCTTTTCGCTGTGATCCCACCAATTAATGGCTAAAATATATACTGCAGCCAGGATAGGCGGTGAAAACTCTCGGTGGGATCGCTCGTACTTCTCCAAGAAGACGTGTTTCTGAATGATTGGAAACGCTGGATGAACGATGCGGAAGTACAAGTCGATCAAATGACGCCCATTTGGCGATACCACGGCCTCGATGGCATCTAAATCTTCCATCACATGATCATATCCCGGTGTACTGTTGTCTGGCAGCATCAGAAAGGTGTCGTTGTCGCTTACCTTTCTCAAGGTACCTCTGGACAACAGACTTTCGTCCTGCGGATCGAAAGCGGAGAGGTTGATGAGCGATGGTTCAAAATCAGTGGTGAGCCCAATGTATTGACTGAATCGATCATTTTGCATGCCAAGAGTCCTCTTGAGAATTGTTGGCCCACCCACATTTGCCATGTCTTCCAGAAATGAGCTACTGGCAGCCGTGCTAGATAAGCTAGAATTGCCGAGTTTGCGAGTAGAAATATTTGGTGAGCTAGGACCATGACACATGTTAGAAATAATCTTTTCGAATGTACGTGTTTGATGAAAGCGGCAGCCTCCGACGATACTCTGTATTGAGTGTGAAACAGCAAGGGAAAGAGGGAATACGAGGTAGTTCCATAACAATAGCAGTAGAACTAACCTTCGTTTGCCAAAGCTGGCTTCACGAGCTAGCACTCCATTCATTTTCCTCTTGCGAGACTGAGGGCTCGCTAATGAACTTGATAGGAAAGAGCACTCGGAGCCATTGGCTTGACAGGCGGCGCAGCCGTCCTCGGAATCACTCAAAACGCACTTGGTTCCAGAAAACCGACAAGTTTGGCACGGAGCAAAGGTCGACCCGGCCAGTGAAGAAGATTCGATCGAGGCTCCGGTTTGAACACTACTGGGACCAATCTCAAATTTGCACAAACTGTCTTGTCGTTGAGGTGCTGGGTCTCGCCTTGGAGGCTTTGGAGCGATAGCTATGGGAGCCGTTCGCTGAACCGAGTTGTGAGCCATGCCGGTAGAGGAGGGTAACTTCAGAGATGTTGGTagtactttaatatatttaatgatatatattttaaatatgAATGCCCCTTTTGAGGTGAGGAGAATCCAAGAGTAGGAGGGTCGTCGGGGAGGGGTGCCGATATGCCGTATCAGCACCGAGGGTACGAGAATTTTTGCTGTAGTGTGCACAAAGACGATGCTCGAGTAACGCAAAACGAGGaccgaaaagaaaagatacTTTGGGTCGAATTATCGATACCTGAGCCAAAAACCGATGGTAACAACAACCCCTGACACGATTTTAAGgcacagcaacagccagatTTGGCACCAAACAATGGGCCAAGTCAATATCGCTCGCAGCTGCACCCTTTTCCAAGTCGAAGCCGATTAGTTTGATCAAGGGTTATGCCTCTCGAAGAGTTCGTTGTCAGGGAGTCAAGTTACCACGGAGGCCAGGATGAGATAACCGTGGGTTATCGGAGTCATTGAGACCGATAGCTACGGGTactctctttttttctcggAGCAAATTCCGTGACGCACGTTCCGTTTGACTAGCAAAAGAGTTCAAAGCACTCAAGACCGCGAGAGAGACATTGAGCTTCTCTTCTAGGTGCAGATGTCTTCGGAGTTAAGACGATCAGGtagagaaggggggggggagtAGGATCCCAAGAGAAATGCGTAAAGGGTGCCTTGTGCCTTGTGCTGTGCTCCGATGGGCCAGGATGCAATGAATAGGGCAGCACGAATGTATGTGAGAACGGAGAGTAGGGGAGTGAGAAAGTGAAAAAGAGGAGTAGAGGCAACAAGAGAGgatttttttcccccttgaACAATCCTGATGTCTGGCTCTTCAATGGCACGTTCTCGCGCGCACGCCCTGTGTGCCAATGGAGAGGTAGAAAAATCGAAAGAGGCAACAACGTAAACCCACGCTTAGTCGCGCCTACCCAGTACAAAGTTAGGAAGAAAAAAGTGTGACATGTGCATCTTCCCCGGACTGGGGGTGACCCTTTGTGCTGGAACTGCTCGAGTTAGAAACACCACACACACAACCCGGCCAGCGATGACGGATGAAATGGGACCGTCGGTGGAGACACAAATTTATCCCAGCTAAGTGATCGAATGAGTGGCATGGCATTGACAAAGCACTAATCCTATCGTTCGTTTTGCTGTACCGTACCTAGGTCGTTTCCCGGGCTCAGAGCACTACCACTAGTCCGTACAGTCCGTAACACTGGCAGAGATCGTGGCTGGAATAACCGGCCGAACCGGGGCATGGCGATCCCGTTATATCAACTGGCCATCTTCCAGCGTCGCAGAAAAGGCGTCAGAGATGGATAAACTACGCTATGGCCAACTAGACCAGGCTAGCTTGATATTCTGTTTCTCCTTGGTGGTGGCTGGCCCTATCAACCAACCATCACACACCTCTTGCGCAAGCTTGCTTTTCTTATCGCGGATTACGATTGGCGACAGCCGCCAAATGGTGGCTCTCAGCCTTTGCAACCACATTTGTGATGGGGCTACTATCTTAAAGTCTTGTCTTGCTACGAACCGCGGTTATGGATCTGTCGTTGGGGATATACGGGGGATCAGCAGTGATTACTCCGGGGGGACAAAGTGCTGTCACAACCTGGTTTGCTCAGGTTGCCACCGAATCCCTCCTACCAGATGTCACAGGAAGCACGTGTATTGTATATGCGGTTTGCGGAGCCCTTGCCCGCGGCCTTCTGCGGCCCTGAAATTAGCAGGTGTCAATCAACATGTCGTCGGGCCAGGACCTGGACCTGACAGCCTATTGATGGCCTGATAGGCCGTAGGGTTCTCCGTATGGCACCCTGTCCCTAATAGTACCAACGACGAAACCCTTCCCACGAAGACACGCGACATTTCACTCCATTACATAACCCCTGGCTCCAACATCCAATGTTGTGATATGTCGGAAACCTGCGCCCTTTGTACGCGGACCTCATTCGTCACACGCGCGGGCAGCTCACAAAAACCCCTCATGGCAAGCTGTAGCCAGCAGCAATTTTCAAACATCAAGCAACATTTTGTCTCCCAGATACGTCAGGGAAAGACAACAGACACTGGGATCTTCCTGCAAGCACGCCGCCGTCATTACCGCTGTCCGTCGTGCGGCTGTCTGACGTGCAACAATTGGCCTGCAATTGCGATTCGAGTGCATTGTGCCCACCGCCATTACCGTATCATCATGTTTGCCAGGTTTCAGGGTCTGCGAGATGGAGGGCAGGGATCTCAAAGGTCGAGGCCCCAGAATTGCTTAATCTGAGAACCAGGATGCCGTTTCTCACATCTCACTGGACCATTTGTTATCAGCAGAAAGAAATACATAATGGTAAAGGAGTCCTTGGCCCGCTGATATGCAGGCCACAGGAGCTTTTTCCATAGCTTTCGCTTCAAGGCCCTGGTCTTGATCGTTGCGAAGCCGCCCTCCCCCACCCTGATACTCTCCACCGTCTCAGCATGGTGGCTTCCGGCCCTCCATTCCCAATGAGGCGCTCCGTTAGACCAGGCAGAAGAGCATTAATAAGAGTTGCCGACGTGGTTTGTTGAGCCACTCCGCCGACGCTGTCAGCGACAAGTGGTGCGTAAGGTGTCGCCTAGGCTACTTCCTATTACCAAATCGAAAACCATTTGGACGCTCGCAGCGTGGAGCCCCAGTACATCTAACGTAATGGCTCCCTCGGCGCGGGCCACAATCGAGTCATTTCGTTCGGTCCTTCTGCCCCCTGTTAGCATGTCTTCGAATGAGGCTGCTGTAACGGGAGATCGGGTTGCGAGTTGCGGGTTGCTTCTCATCCAAAGATCTAGGAGAatcatacggagtacttggctTGGTCAACAGAGGAACTGAAGGAATTACTGTCCCTACTAAGAGCCGACTTGTGGAAATGGCATGTTATGTTCGGGCTGGCGTCCCGGGCCCTTGCCGTTGACACATGCCTCATGCCCAGATCGCCGGTCACGTCGTAGCTTGGTCCGGAAAGGGTACAGGGGAAATCCCCAGACGGAAAGCTTCATGCCCTGTTTTGTCATCTACCCTAGGTGAGATGTACTACTACGAGTTTACTATTAGGCACGGGGCAAGATCTACTGAGGTCTTTTTGTCAAAAGCCGGCACGTCCTTGGCGTGAAAATGTCACCACGGCTTGTTACCAGCCTGCCGAGATGGAGCATCTCACGCCAGggcccccctcccctcctcctcattgACAACAGAAACAGAAACAAAATTTGCAACAAGTGCTGTTAGTTCTGAGAGAAACAATTACGTTAGTCAAGTGCGTTCAGCCATGCGAGCTTCTAAACGATATTTTGCCTGGTTGTACAACAGGAGAGTGGCCTCGGGAGATGCCACCCCTTGTCCGTTAATCTCGGCTCGTTCAACTTACACGACGTCATCCGGAGGGCGGAAGACGGAGGCCAGCAGCCTGAATTCAAGACTGGTCGGCGCTGCTGTTCACGATGTGTTCCCCACAACGCGCCGAGACTGACGGCGCCGCAGGGGTCCTTTCCTACCTCCGTTGGTGAGGGGTATCGTGGCCCTTCGCAGGCCCGGGCTTGGAGAAAACGCGGTGTTTCCGTGTTTCGGAGAGCGGTGTGCCTTGTCACTGCAACCACATCAGATGGTTACATGTTCGTTCATCAACAAACACCGCTGCTGTGCTGCGTCAGGGTGCATGCATATGTAGGTAGGTAAATGAGTCCGCCATGTACTCCGGTATATGCGCTTCTCTGGATTAGGCAACGAGCCAGATGTTTGAGCTTTGCGCTTCTTTTCAATATTTGGTCGGGACTTTGCATCATTGCCCTGTGAGTCGAACGAGTTGGTCGACTTTGGCTCCTCCCGAGCTGGTAGAGCTACATGCATACACGATGCACCAATTTCACACACGACTTCTGGGAATAGCATCGCATTTGCAGTCCCAACAGGAATATGTACACCAGCCCTTCGGATTGATTCGTCTGTTTCTCGAGTTAAACCCTCCAATATTACACGTGATTCACAACTCAAGTGAACACCACAGGCTGCGGTAGCTGAGGACAGAAAATACTGCTGCCACAATACTACTGTACTGGGTTGCATCCGAAATGCATTACAGCGATCTGGCCCCCACAGAAAACACGGGAGAGGCATATTGTTCGGAGTAGGGTGGACTGGAATAAGAAGGCTGTTGACGggggaaagaaggaaaaagtCTTGGCTTGGTGTCAATATATTCGGTTTTTGAAAGACAGTTCAGGAAGGCCCTTAACGAGCaacacatgtatgtatggcaCGGCATACAGTGAATATCGGCAAGCCTGCCTCAGCCGACGACAACCGAGTTTGTACCGTCTCATGCCTTTCCATCCAGCCGGCTCCGTCGTCCAGGTTATTATTGCTGCGCCTGACGTTGCTATGCCGCCGCGTCTAGTGAAGCCGGCGTCCAGACCATTGTATGCTCCAGATACCGCTCTGTCCGCCTCTTCGACCCGCGAGGCGGCAGCATCATCTGCAGCTCCTGTCTAGTCTCGAAACCTAATCGCTTATAAAGTGGCACAGCGGACATGACACCTTCCAATACGATGGCTTTGCCAGCGTCCTCTGCCATGTCCTCCAGCTCTCGCAACAAGGCCGATGCCGCACCGCGTCCGCCCCATTTGGGGTCGGTACATAAAAATGTCACGTCTGTCATGGGGTTTTTTAAGGTTTCTGTCAGTGATTGTGTAACCCTCTCTCACGGGAAAAGGATAGGTCACGGGCCCCTTATATCGATCGATGACACATTCTCGTAAGATTGTTATATTATTGTGTAACATGTTCACCCGAACGCGGGACCGAGCAATGGAACTACCACCACGTGGGCAACCGAGGGAggggagggaaaaaaaaaatactgACATGTCGAGTTGCTGAGAGACCAAAGGCAGGATGGCGCATCATGTATCTTGAACCATCCCAAACATAGTGTCAAGATcaaaaaaagaagtaaaaaaagaaaaaacggGAACTTACGAAAATAGCCCTTCTGCCCGAGAACTCTCCTCCTTATATCTCCCGCAATGTTCGCATACTCATCCAGAATCGACCGTCCACAAAACTCGGGCCACTCAtcctccaccgccgccgtaCGGGGCGCCAGTGTATCCTCGCCGCCTGGTCCGTACTCCAGCCACTTGATGAAGCTCGCAATGTCGCCCGTTGCCGGGTCCCTCGCGATCAGCACTCCCTTGCCAGAGTGCCGGATATGCTCCCTCGTGTTTCGCGCAAGCCACTCGCGGAAATACTCCCATGCTTGAGAATTGGGAAACTGCGCGTTGGTGAGGACGTCTTCCGCCATGGCGCGGAGGTGGATGTCGGCAGTGAGGGCCGCATCGTCCTCGAGAGGGATGACGATGTCGAATGACGGCTTCGCCATGTCGAGGCTGGACCTTTCTCTACACAGAGGTTTGTTGCAACTGAATCTGGATCGATCTTGCGCAGCACCTTCAACAGACTGAGATGTAGAACCGATGTTGTGATTCTAGTCATGTGACTGATGCGACCGACTTTGATGACGCCGCGGACGCCGACTCCACAAAAGACGCTTTTGGCATGTCTCACGATGCGCGATGTGTCATGTCCGGATTGGGATAGTCGCTGATAAAATTAGACTGTGAAGTGGCCAACCTGCTCTTTGATGTGACAAACTCGTCGATATCTCCGTCGATTCAAAAGTTTGATACGAGCGTGAGCAAATATACGTAACGCACAGCTATTTCACGCAAATTTATCTGGTTTGAGGACCGTCACTTCTCGCCATgttgggggagggggcgTTTATCCAATCCTATATTCATATACCTATCCTATGCTATTCCCACGCTAACAAAGCTGAACCCCGCAATAACGAAgtaaaagaaagaaagaaaaatcAATGTAAAGTTGCCATGGCGTCGTAATTTAGCTATTCCCTCAGCTCTTTGAGTAAGCCTGGATCTTGGCAGCGTGTTCCTTCGCGTCAGTGATTTTAGGAAACTCGTTGCGCGACGCCGCAGGAGTAATGGAAGCTTGTTCAAGCGTAATATTAAGGCTGTCGACCTTATCCAGAGGAATCACAGTCCCATCGGACTTGCTAATCTCTACCTGAATAAGGTGTTCGATGGATTCTAGGGTCCCGTTCGACGAGGACCCCTTGGTAAGAAACTTGTCAATAGCCAGACTGCTACGCAAGTTTCCGTTGGCCGGAAAGAGCATAACAGGAATGGTGCTGGCTTGCTTCCCACCAACGAAGACTTTGATGGAGCAAGGACGCTCAACCTGGGCTCTGTCAAGCTCGACATGAGCGAAATGCCGAGTCTTGGTTTGTGGGCCACCGCGCTTGGCAAAGGCCGAAGCTGGTGCATAGAGGGAGTTGATAATCTGCACGGAATCTTGTCGGAGCTGCGCCGGAGACTTGCGCCAATGCTCGAGTCCCTCGTATGTATACCCCATTCCCTTGATGCTAGAGACTGACTTTGGAGTGTAGTATTTGCGTTTGCTGTCAAAAAATGGCTGTAGAGGTGAGTTCTGGTCGATTATGGTCCCCTCTGGAGTTGAGAAACGCGATTGGCCTCTGTACCTGCCGCTGAAACTCGCCTGGGAGGGATTGATGAATTGCCAGTAGGCCCAGAGGCGATCAACTTGAGTGTGGTGAAGCATGCTGTCAGGCAATTGTCAGTGAGGAGATGAGGGCAAAGAAGCTACCAAGCTCGCAGACTTACAACAAGGGCTCGAAACCGCTCAGAGAAGCATCGAAGAAGTCGCCCCTGCAGGCGGCCGAGTAATGAACATCGTTGTGCAACTCTTCGAGATGATGTACTCTGCCCCTGACGGCAAACTGGTAAAAGTTATTCGCGGTGCTGAATACATCGTACTGATCTATTGGTTAGCACGAGACCGGCGAGAAACGAGGCCTTCTCGGCTCCTTGTCCAACTTACGGTAGCCTGCTTCAGTCTGTAGTCTTGCAGTTCTTGACTTGCCGTGTCAGGGTATCGTTCCGGGGCAGGACACCTCACCATCTGGCGTGATTGAGTAAAATATCCAAATTGGCCGTCTAGAGCTTCTCTTGGGTAGTTATACGTTGATAATGGGTTCTTGATCTCAATACGCCCCAGGTTCTGGCCGTTTGGAACGTTGACAAATACTCTTTCCGGCACAGTGCAGGGCGGAACGTTGGAATCAGAAGACCAGTCCCAATATGGTGAGCGAAGGTtatttgccgccgccacatATTGGTCACGGTATCTTGCAGGGTATTGGGAAGCAATTCCAGCAGCGTGCTCGACCAGGAGCTGTTCGAAAAGCAAGACGAATGGGCGGTGCCAGGGCAGAAAGAGAGCTTCCTGTCTGCTTGGTTAGTATAAATCAAGCTGATACAGAGGTCATCTGCCTGATGCTTCCCGTCCCCCTCAAAACTTACACCGTGAGGGCAATACCCTCCCCAGCCGTTATTGTTGCGTGCCCCTCCACGGTTCCATTCGATAAATGGTAAGCCATGAATGCCTATAAACGGGAGTCAACTACTGGCAATGGTTCCAAGGAAGAGAGGCCGTGACAAACCAGAGACCTGGAAGTAGCCAAGAGGGTCGGATGCGTTCATCGACTGGAGTGAAGCGAGCGCCTGGATGTAGAGATCCCTGTGAGTGCCACGTTAGACGGTGTCCTCTCCACGACTCTGGATGAAGCCCCGGCTCTTCTTACCATTGG from Metarhizium brunneum chromosome 2, complete sequence includes these protein-coding regions:
- the TYR gene encoding Tyrosinase, which produces MLVKSATALLAIGLAPLLASAQFSITGAPVAANGNVPLRRNVNDLYSEGGPQWDLYIQALASLQSMNASDPLGYFQVSGIHGLPFIEWNRGGARNNNGWGGYCPHGEALFLPWHRPFVLLFEQLLVEHAAGIASQYPARYRDQYVAAANNLRSPYWDWSSDSNVPPCTVPERVFVNVPNGQNLGRIEIKNPLSTYNYPREALDGQFGYFTQSRQMVRCPAPERYPDTASQELQDYRLKQATYDVFSTANNFYQFAVRGRVHHLEELHNDVHYSAACRGDFFDASLSGFEPLFMLHHTQVDRLWAYWQFINPSQASFSGRYRGQSRFSTPEGTIIDQNSPLQPFFDSKRKYYTPKSVSSIKGMGYTYEGLEHWRKSPAQLRQDSVQIINSLYAPASAFAKRGGPQTKTRHFAHVELDRAQVERPCSIKVFVGGKQASTIPVMLFPANGNLRSSLAIDKFLTKGSSSNGTLESIEHLIQVEISKSDGTVIPLDKVDSLNITLEQASITPAASRNEFPKITDAKEHAAKIQAYSKS
- the DAL81 gene encoding Transcriptional activator protein DAL81 — its product is MAHNSVQRTAPIAIAPKPPRRDPAPQRQDSLCKFEIGPSSVQTGASIESSSLAGSTFAPCQTCRFSGTKCVLSDSEDGCAACQANGSECSFLSSSLASPQSRKRKMNGVLAREASFGKRSSPNISTRKLGNSSLSSTAASSSFLEDMANVGGPTILKRTLGMQNDRFSQYIGLTTDFEPSLINLSAFDPQDESLLSRGTLRKVSDNDTFLMLPDNSTPGYDHVMEDLDAIEAVVSPNGRHLIDLYFRIVHPAFPIIQKHVFLEKYERSHREFSPPILAAVYILAINWWDHSEKLSNLPRPDVRELERLICSTLADAMNRPKLSTIQAGLLLSQRPEGDQWAPTAQLVAIGQELGLHLDCSIWKIPPWEKGLRRRLAWALYMQDKWGALVHGRPSHIFSSNWGVRALTANDFPDVEWDEDDSDEKQDIEKGRLLFTRFVQLSEILAEILETFYTLNSTQNIADAGPQGTQLVLSLAKPVQLKLKEWYSGLPANIRLESYSMTSYSPVSPPSTNRLSSIGYLHLGYFATEITLHRRIIRSLASNPTTVDPYVQHICRSAAKARLISAMDFVNRLTPNHLRSFWFFASKTNFALIGTFGSLLWATSPGREEADWYRRRLGEYRWTLSVSSKPGESKALTQFAISMLDISTGLLKKLPEKPSMSRSGSLADMSAPSGPPSFPGSFSGGGSLMGQFSNIHSADVSSAQSPRSDDSSSDDEMEDSYATPI